In a single window of the Salvia splendens isolate huo1 unplaced genomic scaffold, SspV2 ctg1142, whole genome shotgun sequence genome:
- the LOC121788776 gene encoding receptor-like protein 6 — MLVGNLTGLTELYLDGVNVTSSHDRKEWSRVISSFLPNITGLSLCRCSLLCPLFKSFWQLRSLSVLRLDLNDLSRVVPDMFASFSSLNTLSLVGCGLEGFFPGVIFGIPSLENLDLSHNKLLSGSVPPFTKTWSVKSMRLSFTNFSGIIPSSLSNLRSLSEIDLSDCLFTGSLPSTFASLTEP, encoded by the coding sequence ATGCTTGTTGGGAATCTAACAGGGCTTACAGAGCTCTATCTTGATGGTGTCAATGTTACTTCCTCTCACGACAGGAAAGAATGGAGTCGTGTGATATCATCGTTTTTGCCTAACATCACCGGGCTGAGTTTGTGCCGGTGCTCTCTGCTTTGCCCTTTGTTTAAGTCCTTCTGGCAACTCCGTTCCCTGTCTGTTCTTCGACTAGATCTGAATGATCTGTCCAGAGTAGTTCCGGACATGTTCGCCAGTTTTTCGAGTTTGAACACTTTGAGCCTTGTTGGGTGTGGTTTGGAAGGTTTCTTTCCTGGAGTGATATTTGGTATTCCAAGTTTGGAAAATCTTGATTTGTCTCATAATAAACTGCTTAGCGGAAGCGTACCACCATTTACAAAGACATGGTCTGTTAAGTCTATGAGGCTGAGTTTCACTAATTTTTCGGGTATCATACCAAGTTCGCTTAGCAATCTCAGGTCGTTGTCGGAGATAGACCTGTCCGATTGCCTTTTCACCGGTTCGCTTCCTTCCACCTTTGCTTCACTGACTGAACCCTAA